Proteins from a genomic interval of Corynebacterium deserti GIMN1.010:
- the metF gene encoding methylenetetrahydrofolate reductase [NAD(P)H], giving the protein MSSTNIPGSSQWAISDVLKRASPGRVPFSVEFMPPRDDAAEERLYRAAEVFHDLGASFVSITYGAGGSTRERTSRIARRLAQQPLTTLVHLTLIEHTREEMRGILQNYLENGVTNLLALRGDPPGDPLGDWIGTEGGLNYTSELIDMINETPEFAAFDIGIASFPEGHFRAKSLEEDTKYTIAKLRAGAEYSITQMFFDVDHFLRLRDRLIAADPIHGAKPIIPGIMPITSLQAAQRQMALSGSQLPAKLEADLIRAANGDEEANKDEIRKVGIEFSTQMAERLIAEGVSDLHFMTLNFTRATQEVLYNLGMAPAWGAELGHDAVR; this is encoded by the coding sequence ATGTCTTCAACTAACATCCCGGGTTCCTCACAATGGGCAATTAGCGACGTTTTAAAGCGTGCCTCCCCAGGCCGAGTTCCGTTTTCAGTCGAGTTTATGCCACCCCGCGATGATGCTGCTGAAGAGCGTCTCTACCGGGCAGCTGAAGTTTTCCATGACCTTGGCGCATCATTTGTCTCCATTACATATGGTGCTGGCGGCTCGACTCGGGAACGCACCTCGCGCATTGCACGTCGTCTGGCACAACAGCCTCTGACCACACTCGTCCACCTCACGCTGATCGAGCACACCCGCGAGGAAATGCGGGGCATTTTGCAGAACTACCTTGAAAATGGCGTAACCAACCTGTTGGCGCTGCGTGGCGACCCACCAGGAGACCCCCTGGGTGATTGGATTGGCACCGAAGGTGGACTTAACTACACCTCAGAGCTGATCGACATGATCAACGAAACCCCAGAATTTGCTGCCTTTGATATCGGTATTGCGTCTTTCCCTGAGGGGCACTTCCGTGCGAAGTCACTGGAAGAGGACACCAAGTACACCATCGCAAAGCTGCGCGCTGGCGCTGAATACTCCATTACACAGATGTTCTTCGATGTCGATCACTTCCTTCGACTCCGTGATCGCCTCATCGCCGCCGACCCTATCCACGGTGCAAAACCGATTATTCCGGGCATCATGCCAATCACCAGCCTGCAGGCGGCACAACGCCAAATGGCCCTTTCAGGCTCTCAACTGCCAGCAAAGTTGGAAGCTGACCTCATCCGCGCTGCTAACGGCGATGAGGAAGCTAACAAAGATGAGATCAGGAAAGTGGGCATCGAGTTCTCCACCCAGATGGCCGAGCGTCTCATCGCCGAAGGTGTATCAGACCTGCACTTTATGACGCTTAACTTCACCCGCGCGACTCAGGAAGTCCTGTATAACCTAGGAATGGCTCCTGCGTGGGGCGCAGAGCTTGGTCATGACGCAGTGCGTTAG
- a CDS encoding polyprenyl synthetase family protein — protein sequence MSTFDAHDLDLDKIPDVVRDRLVAFLDAKSSTIAEIGEPVTDAVSHLRSFVLNGGKRIRPLYVWAGFLAAQGESTSEEKVEAVLDAAASLEFIQACALIHDDIIDSSDTRRGAPTVHRAVEADHRDRRFEGDPKHFGVSVSILAGDMALVWAEDMLQDSGLTAEALARTRNAWRGMRTEVIGGQLLDIYLESHANESVELADSVNRFKTAAYTIERPLHLGAAIGGGSKELIDALRRYGHDIGIAFQLRDDLLGVFGDPAITGKPAGDDIREGKRTVLLALALQRADETNPEAAAAIRAGIGKVTTPEDIATIAQLIRDTGAEEEVERRISELTASGLSYLDRVELPEEIRAQLRALAIRSTERRM from the coding sequence TTGAGCACTTTCGATGCCCACGACCTTGACCTGGACAAGATTCCTGACGTCGTCCGTGACCGTCTCGTCGCGTTCTTGGATGCCAAGTCTTCCACCATTGCAGAGATCGGCGAGCCCGTCACCGATGCTGTGTCGCATCTGCGTTCCTTTGTGCTTAACGGCGGAAAGCGCATTCGTCCGCTCTATGTGTGGGCAGGTTTCTTGGCGGCCCAGGGCGAATCTACATCCGAGGAAAAGGTTGAGGCTGTCCTTGATGCGGCGGCCAGCTTGGAATTCATCCAGGCCTGTGCCTTGATTCATGATGACATCATCGATTCTTCCGATACCCGGCGCGGCGCTCCCACCGTCCATCGCGCAGTCGAGGCCGATCACCGTGATCGTAGGTTTGAGGGCGATCCTAAGCACTTTGGCGTGTCCGTCTCCATCCTTGCTGGCGATATGGCGTTGGTGTGGGCTGAGGATATGCTCCAGGATTCCGGCCTCACCGCTGAGGCATTAGCACGCACTCGCAATGCATGGCGTGGCATGCGCACAGAAGTTATCGGTGGCCAGCTCCTCGATATTTACCTCGAATCACACGCCAACGAATCCGTCGAACTTGCCGATTCCGTTAACCGCTTCAAAACAGCCGCCTACACCATTGAGCGCCCCTTGCACCTCGGCGCCGCCATCGGAGGCGGCTCGAAAGAGCTTATCGACGCGCTCCGCCGCTACGGCCATGATATTGGAATTGCTTTCCAACTCCGCGATGACCTGCTCGGGGTCTTTGGCGATCCCGCCATCACCGGTAAGCCAGCAGGCGACGATATCCGCGAAGGTAAACGAACCGTCCTTCTCGCCCTTGCTCTACAACGCGCGGATGAAACAAACCCGGAGGCAGCCGCTGCAATTCGAGCAGGCATCGGAAAGGTGACCACCCCCGAGGACATTGCCACTATCGCGCAACTTATCCGGGACACTGGTGCAGAAGAGGAAGTGGAAAGGCGCATTTCTGAGCTCACAGCCTCTGGTCTTTCCTACCTTGACCGTGTGGAACTTCCTGAAGAGATTCGTGCTCAACTGCGCGCGCTGGCCATTCGCTCTACAGAACGACGGATGTAA
- a CDS encoding alpha-(1->6)-mannopyranosyltransferase A: MTLQRLTNPVFLGGLAGLLLMLGSFGGGAIRYRGGVLDALGLSFFSFGHGQGISNAVLFLGQLLLIGSWVHLGRALIRREEGVEKRLMLVKRSVLAMVVPLLFAAPMMSRDVYSYLMQGAMLRDGFDPYTEGAAVNPGPMLLEVSHDWRNTTTPYGPLHLWIGDMITSMVGDNVTLGVVAYKILSVAGFAAIAWSISKIAAHFGADQALALWIGVANPVMIIHMIGGMHNESLMVGLVSGGLYFVLNKRYAVGVALIAVAVSLKATAAIALPFIVWIGMHHLAGHWAKRAGSERPSLKQQVSAFVAAGSLGVAITGVVVSVITWLSGASWGWISEISGNSKVINPLAFPSLVASVIAMVADVFVDDFNYNVVVNVVRSISMFLMLAGLVLCWWLFRQNERRAIAGTAAAYAVAFVFNSVTLPWYYASLISLLGTFKPPSWLIRFAAGASVFIALMFTGSGNHQLYNIGTVIVSALIAWLATVVIFDETSARSSVD; the protein is encoded by the coding sequence ATGACGCTTCAACGACTCACCAATCCCGTCTTCCTCGGAGGTCTCGCCGGGCTGTTGCTCATGCTGGGATCCTTCGGTGGCGGTGCCATCCGCTACCGAGGCGGTGTTCTCGATGCCTTGGGACTAAGCTTTTTCAGTTTCGGCCACGGTCAGGGTATCTCCAACGCTGTGCTGTTTCTCGGCCAGCTATTGCTGATCGGTTCCTGGGTGCATTTGGGCCGGGCGTTGATAAGGCGGGAAGAGGGCGTCGAAAAGCGTCTTATGTTGGTCAAGCGCTCCGTGCTTGCCATGGTGGTACCGCTGTTGTTTGCAGCGCCCATGATGTCGCGCGATGTGTACTCGTATCTTATGCAGGGCGCCATGCTTCGCGACGGCTTCGATCCTTACACCGAAGGCGCCGCCGTCAACCCGGGCCCCATGTTGCTTGAGGTGTCCCACGATTGGCGAAACACCACCACCCCATATGGCCCACTGCACCTGTGGATCGGTGACATGATCACCTCCATGGTTGGTGACAACGTCACCCTCGGCGTTGTCGCCTACAAGATCCTCTCCGTGGCAGGTTTCGCGGCGATCGCCTGGAGCATCTCCAAAATCGCCGCTCATTTTGGCGCCGACCAGGCTCTCGCCCTCTGGATCGGCGTGGCCAACCCCGTCATGATCATCCACATGATCGGCGGTATGCACAATGAATCCCTCATGGTCGGCCTCGTCAGCGGTGGCTTGTATTTCGTACTGAATAAGCGTTATGCGGTAGGTGTTGCGCTCATCGCAGTCGCGGTGTCGCTCAAGGCCACAGCCGCGATTGCCCTGCCTTTCATCGTATGGATTGGCATGCACCACCTTGCTGGCCATTGGGCCAAGCGCGCCGGATCGGAGAGGCCAAGCCTCAAACAACAGGTTAGCGCCTTTGTGGCTGCGGGATCTCTCGGCGTGGCCATCACCGGCGTCGTGGTCAGCGTGATTACCTGGCTGTCCGGTGCGTCATGGGGTTGGATCAGCGAAATCAGTGGCAACAGCAAAGTGATCAACCCGCTGGCATTCCCGTCGCTGGTTGCCAGTGTGATCGCCATGGTTGCCGACGTCTTCGTCGATGACTTCAACTACAACGTCGTTGTCAACGTTGTTCGCTCCATCTCAATGTTCCTCATGCTCGCAGGTCTCGTGCTGTGCTGGTGGCTATTCCGCCAAAACGAGCGCCGCGCCATCGCAGGAACCGCTGCCGCTTACGCGGTGGCATTCGTGTTTAACTCCGTGACACTCCCCTGGTATTACGCTAGCTTGATTTCTCTCCTCGGCACATTCAAGCCACCATCATGGTTGATTCGCTTCGCAGCAGGGGCCTCGGTGTTCATCGCTTTAATGTTCACAGGCAGTGGCAATCACCAGCTCTACAACATCGGGACGGTCATTGTCTCTGCACTGATTGCGTGGCTTGCGACAGTGGTGATCTTTGATGAGACGTCTGCACGCAGCTCGGTTGACTAA
- a CDS encoding Rv2175c family DNA-binding protein: MSSNNASYEALPVDEPLLTLPEVAERLDVVVTKVMDLVNEHRLIAVRRDGVRYIPEAFLSTKKESTNRFIPGVIALLADGGFSDEEILKFLFTEDDTLPGRPIDALHGHLAREVMRRAQAMAF; encoded by the coding sequence GTGAGTTCCAATAATGCATCTTATGAAGCCCTACCCGTCGACGAGCCTTTGCTCACCCTCCCCGAGGTAGCGGAACGCCTAGACGTAGTCGTGACCAAGGTGATGGACCTTGTCAACGAACACCGCCTTATTGCCGTTCGCCGCGACGGTGTTCGTTATATCCCGGAAGCATTCCTGAGCACCAAGAAAGAAAGCACCAACCGGTTCATCCCTGGCGTCATCGCGTTGCTTGCCGACGGTGGATTCAGTGACGAAGAGATCCTGAAGTTCCTCTTCACTGAAGACGACACCCTTCCTGGCCGTCCAATCGACGCGCTGCATGGACATTTGGCGCGTGAAGTTATGCGTCGCGCCCAGGCGATGGCGTTCTAA
- the pknB gene encoding Stk1 family PASTA domain-containing Ser/Thr kinase — MANLKVGDVLEDRYRIETPIARGGMSTVYRCLDLRLGRSMALKVMDEDFVDDPVFRQRFRREARSMAQLNHPNLVNVYDFSASGGQVFLVMELITGGTLRELLAERGPMPPHAAVGVMRGVLTGLAAAHRAGMVHRDIKPDNVLITSDHQVKLSDFGLVRAAHAGQSQDNQIVGTVAYLSPEQVEGGEIGPASDVYSAGIVLFELLTGTTPFSGEDDIEHAYARLNEVIPAPSSLIDGVPSLVDELVATATSLNPEDRFDDSSEFLTALEDVASELHLPGFKVPVPINSAANRANAQVPETQPTDMFTTHIPKAPEIDATAIIPAAEPANETSILPAYAEPPSQEQPFSPVPPPIQGPIPQPETALHIADQEVPPPDEPDIKPVSNRSKLKLTLWSILVVIIITAVAVGGWWFGSGRYGEIPQVLGMDEVQAVAVVEEAGFVAVASSQYDDEVPTGSIIGTKPSFGERLPRGEDVSVLVSQGRPVVPDLGEDRSLSTVREELEARTFVWVDGPGEYDDDVPEGQVVSLTPSSGRELNVGDTVQIHLSRGPAPVEIPDVSGMGVDQATRVLERAGLSVERTEEAFDADTANGDVIGTSPTSSTEVTRGTSVVLQVSNAITVPDVVGMTQDEAVAALAEDGLVVASTSVIPGEAARTADTVVSVDPESGHYVDPAHPQVVLGTAGEIEVPSIVGRRISDARTILEEAGLTLVTDGADDDRIISQTPRARSEMSVGGEVTVRAF; from the coding sequence ATGGCTAATTTGAAGGTCGGTGACGTTTTAGAGGACAGGTATCGGATCGAAACCCCCATTGCGCGGGGTGGAATGTCTACTGTGTACCGATGCCTTGACCTTCGTCTAGGTCGATCCATGGCTCTTAAAGTCATGGATGAGGATTTTGTGGATGACCCGGTTTTTCGCCAGAGGTTTCGGCGGGAAGCGCGCTCGATGGCGCAGCTTAATCACCCTAACTTGGTGAATGTTTATGATTTTTCCGCCTCAGGTGGGCAGGTTTTCTTGGTGATGGAGCTGATCACCGGTGGCACCCTGCGTGAATTGCTGGCCGAACGTGGCCCGATGCCACCACATGCTGCTGTTGGCGTGATGCGGGGCGTTCTTACTGGTCTGGCGGCCGCTCACCGTGCGGGGATGGTTCACCGTGACATTAAGCCAGACAATGTGTTGATCACCAGTGATCATCAGGTGAAGCTGTCCGATTTTGGTCTTGTGAGGGCTGCGCACGCGGGTCAGTCGCAAGACAATCAGATTGTGGGCACCGTTGCGTATCTCTCCCCTGAGCAGGTCGAAGGCGGGGAAATTGGTCCTGCCAGCGATGTATATTCTGCCGGAATTGTGCTCTTTGAGCTGTTGACGGGAACCACTCCTTTTTCCGGCGAGGATGACATCGAACATGCCTATGCGCGGTTAAATGAGGTAATTCCTGCACCAAGTTCGCTGATCGATGGAGTGCCATCCCTGGTTGATGAACTTGTTGCCACCGCTACCTCACTTAATCCGGAGGATCGTTTCGATGATTCTTCGGAGTTCTTGACTGCCCTCGAAGATGTTGCCTCAGAATTACATCTTCCCGGTTTCAAGGTGCCCGTTCCCATCAACTCGGCTGCGAACAGGGCTAATGCGCAGGTTCCCGAAACGCAGCCGACGGATATGTTCACCACGCATATTCCTAAGGCACCGGAAATAGATGCCACGGCAATCATTCCTGCAGCGGAGCCCGCCAATGAGACCTCCATTTTGCCGGCCTACGCGGAGCCACCTTCCCAGGAGCAACCGTTTTCTCCAGTTCCCCCACCAATTCAAGGACCGATTCCACAGCCGGAAACTGCGCTGCACATTGCTGATCAAGAGGTGCCACCTCCTGATGAACCTGACATCAAGCCGGTAAGTAATCGCTCGAAATTGAAGCTCACCCTGTGGTCGATCCTCGTGGTCATCATCATTACAGCTGTCGCGGTTGGTGGTTGGTGGTTTGGATCTGGTCGTTACGGCGAAATCCCCCAAGTGTTGGGCATGGATGAGGTGCAGGCCGTCGCTGTTGTGGAGGAAGCTGGCTTTGTTGCTGTGGCTTCTTCGCAGTATGACGACGAGGTTCCTACTGGTTCGATCATTGGGACTAAACCGTCTTTTGGTGAGCGCCTTCCTCGCGGCGAGGATGTTTCTGTCCTCGTCTCCCAAGGGCGTCCCGTTGTGCCGGATCTTGGCGAGGACCGATCCCTAAGCACAGTCCGTGAAGAACTCGAAGCCCGCACGTTCGTGTGGGTGGATGGGCCTGGTGAATACGATGACGATGTTCCAGAAGGCCAGGTTGTGTCGCTAACGCCATCGTCTGGCCGTGAGCTCAATGTGGGCGATACGGTGCAGATTCACCTGAGCCGTGGACCAGCGCCGGTAGAGATTCCCGATGTGTCAGGAATGGGCGTTGATCAGGCAACCCGCGTGCTCGAGCGTGCTGGATTGTCGGTGGAGCGCACTGAGGAAGCTTTCGATGCCGACACCGCGAATGGCGATGTCATTGGAACTTCCCCCACATCGAGTACTGAAGTCACCCGCGGAACTTCTGTGGTTTTGCAGGTGTCTAATGCCATTACGGTTCCTGATGTGGTGGGAATGACCCAAGATGAAGCGGTTGCTGCGTTGGCGGAGGATGGCCTGGTAGTTGCGTCGACAAGCGTTATTCCCGGTGAGGCCGCACGCACTGCTGACACCGTCGTGTCCGTCGACCCTGAGTCCGGCCATTATGTTGACCCCGCGCATCCGCAGGTGGTGCTCGGGACGGCCGGCGAAATTGAGGTTCCAAGCATTGTTGGACGTAGAATCAGCGATGCACGCACCATCTTGGAGGAAGCTGGCCTAACGCTGGTTACTGATGGTGCTGACGACGATCG